A section of the Tenrec ecaudatus isolate mTenEca1 chromosome 10, mTenEca1.hap1, whole genome shotgun sequence genome encodes:
- the LOC142457731 gene encoding uterocalin-like, whose protein sequence is MALLLLTVGLSLLSMPQALSEDPHFEHKGPSIPNLDEKLITGDWFTVALASRMLTRIQPNEDMRLFVYSIEANSTHLHFRLHRKENGVCKPIQMTAHRTEQPFQYKVDYEGDNMVYLEEADPKNFLLFCTHNWRDGEDMVLMELYSRRPDVDADVMMMFKEYCKAHGLTEEDILDLTKAGPTLRRPAEQVLTHSTGPSCAAHASSSYCGALNDSAAEWGDVSGAQGRGCENVSPEETAEGTAGEGLASVGR, encoded by the exons ATGGCCCTCCTGCTGCTGACAGTGGGGCTGAGCCTACTCAGCATGCCCCAGGCCCTGTCTGAGGATCCCCACTTTGAGCACAAGGGCCCCAGCATCCCCAACCTGGACGAGAAGCTG ATTACAGGCGATTGGTTCACGGTGGCCTTGGCCTCCCGCATGCTTACTCGGATCCAGCCAAATGAGGACATGAGACTCTTCGTCTACAGCATCGAGGCAAACAGCACTCACCTGCATTTCCGCCTGCACAGGAA GGAGAACGGCGTGTGCAAGCCCATCCAGATGACAGCACACAGGACCGAGCAGCCCTTCCAGTACAAGGTGGACT ATGAGGGTGACAACATGGTCTACCTGGAGGAAGCTGACCCCAAGAACTTCCTGCTTTTCTGCACCCACAACTGGCGTGATGGggaggacatggtgctgatggagctcTACA GCCGGCGCCCTGACGTGGACGCCGACGTGATGATGATGTTTAAGGAGTATTGCAAGGCCCACGGCCTGACGGAAGAGGACATCCTGGACCTGACCAAGGCTG GCCCGACACTGAGGAGGCCGGCAGAGCAG GTACTGACACACTCCACTGGGCCCTCCTGCGCCGCCCACGCCAGCAGCTCCTACTGCGGTGCCCTCAATGACTCAGCGGCTGAATGGGGTGATGTCAGTGGGGCACAGGGCCGAGGCTGTGAGAATGTGTCTCCAGAGGAGACGGCAGAGGGCACAGCCGGCGAAGGCCTGGCCAGCGTGGGGCGGTGA
- the SOHLH1 gene encoding spermatogenesis- and oogenesis-specific basic helix-loop-helix-containing protein 1, which produces MASWLPERSAGAPGAPASLRFRGAPPPGTRASLEALDLSQNPPAPGARGPGRRRNVLSERERRKRISNCCEQLRALLPWFACRREDMASVLEMAVLFLRLAHTLVPTPGQHASHKLFQLQTLAPAPARARALELRPHRWQQRALAPPEDRPSSGTSALSLVRPWEPLVAPSGLAEVLGGPSTPPGQQGPCEQGPDGTSSDEGSLESRGGGISAGLDRAELCPVADGGFQELQDMLLEQWGPDLGCAGLALREEPDSLFPELFVCRPWGQGP; this is translated from the exons ATGGCGTCCTGGCTTCCGGAGCGCAGCGCTGGGGCTCCCGGAGCCCCAGCTTCTCTCCGTTTCAG GGGTGCGCCCCCTCCGGGCACCCGGGCCAGTCTCGAGGCCCTGGACCTCTCCCAGAACCCCCCAGCGCCGGGAGCTCGCGGGCCGGGCCGTCGGCGGAACGTGCTGTCTGAGCGCGAGCGCAG GAAGCGCATCTCCAACTGCTGTGAGCAGCTGCGGGCCCTGCTGCCCTGGTTCGCCTGCCGGCGGGAGGACATGGCGTCTGTATTGGAGATGGCCGTGCTCTTCCTGAGGTTGGCGCACACCCTGGTCCCCACTCCGGGCCAGCACGCC TCACACAAGCTGTTTCAGTTGCAGACgctggccccggccccggcccgggCCCGGGCCCTGGAGCTGCGTCCTCACCGATGGCAGCAGCGGGCTCTGGCCCCGCCTGAAGACAGGCCGTCCTCGGGGACTAGTGCTCTCAGCCTGGTCAG GCCCTGGGAGCCTTTGGTGGCCCCCTCAGGGTTGGCTGAGGTGCTGGGTGGGCCGTCCACACCTCCTGGTCAGCAAGGGCCCTGTGAACAAGGACCTGACGGCACCTCTTCGGATGAAG GGTCCCTGGAGAGCAGAGGAGGGGGGATATCCGCTGGGCTGGACCGAGCCGAGCTGTGCCCCGTGGCGGACGGGGGTTTCCAGGAGCTGCAGGACATGCTGCTGGAGCAGTGGGGCCCGGACCTGGGCTGCGCTGGCCTGGCGCTGCGTGAGGAGCCTGACAGCCTGTTCCCCGAGCTCTTCGTCTGCCGGCCCTGGGGCCAGGGTCCCTGA